The DNA region CGCGACGTCAATCATGTCGCCTAATTTGTCGAGTGCAGGCACCACGCCGGAGGTCGACAGCGTAACGCGACGCTTGGACAGACCGAAGCCGAAATCATCAAGCATGATTTCCATGGCCGGCACGACGTTAGTCAGGTTGAGCAGCGGTTCACCCATCCCCATCATCACCACGTTGGTGATCGGACGCTGACCGGTGATTTTCGCCGCACCGACAATTTTCGCCGCACGCCAGACCTGACCGATAATTTCAGAAACGCGCAGGTTACGGTTAAAACCCTGCTGCGCGGTTGAACAGAATTTACACTCCAGCGCACAACCTACCTGTGACGAGACGCACAGCGTGGCGCGGTCATCTTCCGGGATATACACCGTTTCAACGCGCTGATCGCCCACGGCAATCGCCCATTTGATGGTGCCATCTGAGGAGCGCTGTTCTTCAACCACTTCCGGCGCGCGGATTTCCGCCACCTCTTTGAGCTTGTTACGCAGCACTTTGTTGATGTCGGTCATCTCATCAAAGTTGTCGCTGCAATAGTGGTACATCCATTTCATCACCTGGTCGGCACGAAACGGTTTCTCGCCCATCTCTTTAAAGAATTCACGCATCTGCTGACGGTTCAGATCCAACAGGTTGATTTTGCCATTTTTCGCAGGAACCGCAGGCGTGATAATTTCGGAAGTGTTAACTAATTCAGACATAATTTTTTCCGGCCTCGTTGTTACACGTTATGGCCCATGGGAGGTTGAAAAGAAACGCCCCGGTAAGCAGTGGCTCATCCGGGGCGTTGCATTGTACAAAGTCTGGCGCAAGGATGCCACGTTTGCACGCGGCATTTACGAAATTATTAGCGCGTGCGGGCGCACACTTCGCCTTCACCGAAGAAATAGGCGATTTCGCGCTGGGCGGATTCCACGGAATCAGAACCGTGAGTACCGTTTTCAGTGAAGCTGTCAGCGTAGTCAGCACGCAGCGTACCCGCCAGGGCGTTAGCCGGGTTGGTTGCGCCCAGCAGATCGCGGTGACGCTGTACCGCGTTTTCGCTTTCCAGCACGGACACCACAATAGGACCCGAGGTCATGAACTCAACCAGACCGTCGAAGAACGGCTTGCCGTCATGCTCAGCGTAGAAGCCGCGCGCCTGCTCAACGCTCAGGTGCAGCATTTTGGTGCCGACAATTTTGAACCCTGCTGCTTCAAAGCGCGCAAAGATATTACCAATAACGTTTTTTGCCACCGCGTTTGGCTTGATGATGGAAAAAGTACGTTCAATAGCCATGATTACCTCTGAAAGATGTTCTGTTGTGTTTTACCTGGCGCGGATTATAAAGAGCATCCCGGCTATTGCATATGGATGAAGGTAACATTTTTTTAAAATAAGATGAGCATTAGCAACAAAAAATGTCAATCTGGTCTACTGCAGAGTAAATCTCACCGTCGCAACCTGTCCGCTCGCCTCCATCGCCAGGAGCTGATAGTCACCTTTTTCGCGCAGGCGTAACGTGACACTGCGCCCACGTTCTTGCAGCGGTTCGCCATTGAGGAACCACCAGCGCTCGCCTTCTCCGCCGCTACTCTGAATCGTTAAACTCGCCTCAGCGGCACCTGGTAAACGTTTGACGATTGCGCCATCACGCACGCCCGACAGCAACAGCGGCAACGCAGGATCCTGCCCGTGTGGCGGGCATTCCGTTGAAGCCAACGGCACGCGCGCGCGGCGACGTTCTGAGGCGGGCAACCACGGTTCCAGCGGCAACGGCCAGACAATCAGCATCTGCTCCCGCGCCTGCGGACAATCGGCGGCAACGCGTCGACCGTCCTTATCCAGCCAGACAGGAAAACGAATGCCGCTTACTCCCTCCTGTTCCGGCAGCAGTAGCGTGGGCGGCTGCGCATCCTCCAGCAGCCAGGTGGCCAGACGGCGTCGACAATTGCTGTCACCAGCAGGAAGAGACTGTCCGCCAGGCCAGCACACGACGCCGCGCGTAACCGACTGCGGCCGCGGGTCTTCCGGCAGCGAGGCACTGCGGGCTAAAAGCAGGTTGTTCACCTGATTGAGCAGCGGGATCGCGCTGGCATAACCGAACTGTCCGGCAACGGGCGTGCCGTCTGGTCTGCCCGTCCAGATACCGATGACATAGCGGGCATTGAGGCCAATCGCCCACGCATCACGATAGCCATAGCTGGTGCCGGTTTTCCATGCCAGCGGCGCTATCCGGGGAAGCGTGCTGTCCGGCAGCGGCTGCGCTTCGTCGGCTAAAATCCGTCGGATGATCCACGCCGCGCCTGGCGACATCAGCGTGCGTTCGACAAGCGGATCGCCCGGTTGCAGACGCAGTATTCCCGCTTTGCCGTGGCGGGCAAAAGCGCTGTATCCCGCGACGATATCCTCAAGCCGCACGCCCGCGCCCCCCAGAATAAGCGACAGATTAGGTGCCGCGCCTGCGGGCAGAAACAGCGGCAGCCCGATATTACGTAATTGTGCAGCAAAGCGCTTCGGACCGTAGGCTTCCAGCACCTGTACCGCAGGCAAATTCAGCGAGCGCACCAGCGCTTCGCTCATACTGACGGGGCCATGAAAACCGCTGTCAAAATTACCAGGGCGATAATCCCCGCTACGGCGCGGCACATCCTGCAATAAAGACGCCGGGTGGATTAATCCGTCATCCAGCGCCAGTCCATAAACAAAAGGCTTCAGCACTGAGCCAGGCGATCGAATCGCCTTGACCATATCCACATGACCGAAACGCGCGTCATCGTTCAGATCGACCGATCCAACCCAGCCGCGCACGCTCATGTCAGTGTGATCGACGACGATCATCGCCAGCGAACTGCGCGCGGGCAGCCTGCCCTTCCAGTTTTGCGCCAGTTCTTCCAGCTGTCGTTGCAGCCCGGCATCCAGGGTGGTGACAATTTTGTCGCCATGATTTTTGCCCAGCATCATCCGCGAGAACAGCGGTGCCAGTTGTGGCATCTGGCGGGGCGTCAGCCACACAGGCTCTTCACGTGACTCCTCAACCTGGTGCTGCGACCAGATCCCCTGTGCCGCCATCCGCTCGAGTACTTTATTGCGCGCGGCTTCTGCCCGATCCGGCCAGCGATCGGGACGCAGACGACTCGGCGCCTGCGGTAATACCGCCAGTAAAGCGGCTTCAGAGTAGCTGAGTTGCGCCGGAGGTTTACCGAGATAAGCCCAGCTGGCCGCGCCAATCCCCTGCAACGTGCCGCCAAACGGCGCACGGTTGAGGTACAGCGTCAGGATATCGCGTTTTGAGAGGTGCCATTCAAGCTGCAGGGCGCGCCAGAGCTGGCGAAACTTACCGCCGAACGTGCGGGGATGCGGATCCAGCAGTCGCGCTACCTGCATGGTCAGCGTGCTGCCGCCGGAAATCACCCGCCCGGAGGAGAGATCCTGCCAGGCGGCGCGAAGTATAGAGAGAGGGTTTACTCCCGGATGTTGCCAGAACCAGCGGTCCTCATAGTTGATGAGTGCCTCAAGATAGCGCGGGGAGACTTCTTCGAGCGTCACCGGATAGCGCCAGATGCCGTCGGCGTCTGCAAACCGCCACAGCGGCGTCCCGTCATGCGCCACCACCACCCGCGCCGGATTGACCTCACGCAAAGGCAGCGGCCAGATTTTGTCTGCTGCCCAGACGGCGCAGACGAGTAAAACAGACGCGGCGACCAGCCAAAGCCAGCCGCCGCGTTTACCGGTTAATCGCCCCATTTACGGCTTAACAATCAGTAATTCCTCAGCCGCGCCGGTCGCCCGCCATTGCGGAATATACATCGATTCCACCATAGGCATCGGCACCCGATAGGCTCCCGGCGTCACTGCACGCGCCAGATAGACCAGCGTCACCGGCTGCCCCTGATTCACCGCCACGGCGGCGACAAAGCGGTCATCCCGAAACTCCATGTGCTGAATATCCGCCTGCTGCATCTGATTAAGCAGATTTTGTACCTCACTGCCGCTGTCCTGCAAACTGGCGCTGCCGTTGGCCAGATTCTGGTTTTCCAGTTCCAGTCCGGCAGGCAGCAGATCCACCACCAGCGCGTCCGGCACGTCCTGACTGGCTTTCACTTCCAGCCAGACCAGTACCAGCTCGCCGCTGCGCAGTGATTCCAGCGATTTGCTCTGCCCATCGCTTCCCAGAATATGACGTTCAATATGCAACACATTACTGGCAGGTGCCGGTGTCGTTTGCGGATAGCCACTCACGTCCAGACGCAACCACAACGGCAGAGAACCGTTATTCGTCACCTGTAGCGCCGCGAGTTGATCGGCATCCAGATTACGGGTTTGCGCTTTATCGCCCGTCAGCGGTTGTTCAGCAAGCGAGGTCTGCGCCTGCCAGGTACCGGGTAAATCCTGTAGCGAACGGGCAGCCAGGAACAGGGCGTTATTCTCCTGTGTTGACAACCAGCGCTGACCAAACGCCTGTTCAGAGAGCGTGT from Citrobacter amalonaticus Y19 includes:
- the pbpC gene encoding peptidoglycan glycosyltransferase PbpC (penicillin-binding protein 1C); the encoded protein is MGRLTGKRGGWLWLVAASVLLVCAVWAADKIWPLPLREVNPARVVVAHDGTPLWRFADADGIWRYPVTLEEVSPRYLEALINYEDRWFWQHPGVNPLSILRAAWQDLSSGRVISGGSTLTMQVARLLDPHPRTFGGKFRQLWRALQLEWHLSKRDILTLYLNRAPFGGTLQGIGAASWAYLGKPPAQLSYSEAALLAVLPQAPSRLRPDRWPDRAEAARNKVLERMAAQGIWSQHQVEESREEPVWLTPRQMPQLAPLFSRMMLGKNHGDKIVTTLDAGLQRQLEELAQNWKGRLPARSSLAMIVVDHTDMSVRGWVGSVDLNDDARFGHVDMVKAIRSPGSVLKPFVYGLALDDGLIHPASLLQDVPRRSGDYRPGNFDSGFHGPVSMSEALVRSLNLPAVQVLEAYGPKRFAAQLRNIGLPLFLPAGAAPNLSLILGGAGVRLEDIVAGYSAFARHGKAGILRLQPGDPLVERTLMSPGAAWIIRRILADEAQPLPDSTLPRIAPLAWKTGTSYGYRDAWAIGLNARYVIGIWTGRPDGTPVAGQFGYASAIPLLNQVNNLLLARSASLPEDPRPQSVTRGVVCWPGGQSLPAGDSNCRRRLATWLLEDAQPPTLLLPEQEGVSGIRFPVWLDKDGRRVAADCPQAREQMLIVWPLPLEPWLPASERRRARVPLASTECPPHGQDPALPLLLSGVRDGAIVKRLPGAAEASLTIQSSGGEGERWWFLNGEPLQERGRSVTLRLREKGDYQLLAMEASGQVATVRFTLQ
- the ndk gene encoding nucleoside-diphosphate kinase; the encoded protein is MAIERTFSIIKPNAVAKNVIGNIFARFEAAGFKIVGTKMLHLSVEQARGFYAEHDGKPFFDGLVEFMTSGPIVVSVLESENAVQRHRDLLGATNPANALAGTLRADYADSFTENGTHGSDSVESAQREIAYFFGEGEVCARTR
- a CDS encoding bifunctional tRNA (adenosine(37)-C2)-methyltransferase TrmG/ribosomal RNA large subunit methyltransferase RlmN; this encodes MSELVNTSEIITPAVPAKNGKINLLDLNRQQMREFFKEMGEKPFRADQVMKWMYHYCSDNFDEMTDINKVLRNKLKEVAEIRAPEVVEEQRSSDGTIKWAIAVGDQRVETVYIPEDDRATLCVSSQVGCALECKFCSTAQQGFNRNLRVSEIIGQVWRAAKIVGAAKITGQRPITNVVMMGMGEPLLNLTNVVPAMEIMLDDFGFGLSKRRVTLSTSGVVPALDKLGDMIDVALAISLHAPNDEIRDEIVPINKKYNIETFLGAVRRYLEKSNANQGRVTIEYVMLDHINDGTEHAHQLAELLKDTPCKINLIPWNPFPGAPYGRSSNSRIDRFSKVLMSYGFTTIVRKTRGDDIDAACGQLAGEVIDRTKRTLRKRMQGEAIDVKTV